The region AATTATGTATTTCCGAAAGCATCAAGAACTGCCTCATATTCCAATGAATTCAAAAGTGAGCCAAACTGCAGGGAGTCCTACTCCTCTTATTTGTGACATTGCTCGTCTCTTCTTCCCTATGGCTGCTCTCCAAAGCCAAGATCAATCCATCAAGCTCTTTGATAGCTTTTTTCGCGCAGGATCGCTTGTTTTTGGCGGAGGCCATGTTGCTTTACCTCTTCTACAGGCTGAAGTTGTCCCAACTGGATGGGTTTCGAAAGAAATGTTTATGGCGGGATACGGCGCCGCCCAAGCTATACCCGGTCCTCTTTTTAGCTTTTCGGCCTACCTTGGGGCCGTATCACAAGTGCAACCTTTCGGTTGGCCTGGAGCGACGATTTGCCTGATAGCCGCATTTCTACCTTCTTTTTATTGATTGTCGGAATACTTCCGTTTTTGGGAAAAATTGAGGAAGCACAGTGAAATACGATACGCCATGCAAGGATAAATGCTTCTGTTGTTGGTCTTTTACTTTCAGCATTCTACAATCCGGTATGGACGAGCGCGATTTTGACTCAAAGGATTTTGCACTGGCAGCAAGCTGTTTTTCTGCTCCTTGTTTTTGGACTGTGCCATCGTGGATCGTGGTTCTATTAGGGGCGGCAGCTGGAGGATTGCTTTTATGAAACTGACCATGCACGACGATCGGGGATCGATTTCTTACAGAAGGTGTAGTCGGTCTACAACCGAAACATCTGATCGATCAAAACAATTGACCCCACAATCAAAACAAACCACCCAAAAGCAGTCTTTAGTTTGTTCTCTGGCACACGTTTGCCAACTTTAATGCCAACGACAATTCCCACAACTGCGATTGCAATTATGGTGAATAAAAAGTCCACTGCACACCCATAATTTTACTAAGACTTGTGGTGAAACCAAAAAGTGAATTCAAGGCAATGACCAGTAAAGAGGTCCCAACCGCAATTCGCATGTTTAGACCAGCAAACACAATGAGTGTAGGGACGATAAGAAATCCGCCGCCAGCACCAACTAAACCCGTCAATAAGCCAACAAAAAAGCTTTTGGAGCAATACTTAGTCCAGGACGCTTATGAGACTGAACTGAATCTAGATGTGGAGTCTTTTTCGAATCATTGAGAACGAGGCCGCGAGCGTTAAGACTGAAAATAAGCCCATGATCACAATCTCTTTAGTGAGGACTAATCCACCCGCTTGCCAGATTTCCTTCGGCATCATCGGCAACAACAGCGACCTTGATATATATTCCAACAAAACTAGGAAGAGCAAAGCCTATTGCCGCAGAATAATTTACTGTATTATATCGAAGATTGGACGGGACGCCTACTACGGCTGTGACTCCTACCACAAGCAAAGAGTATGTTGTTGCCACGATTGGATTGATTTTAAAGAAATAAACTAAAATTGGAACAGTTAAAATAGAGCCAC is a window of Bdellovibrionales bacterium DNA encoding:
- a CDS encoding sulfite exporter TauE/SafE family protein; this encodes MTGLVGAGGGFLIVPTLIVFAGLNMRIAVGTSLLVIALNSLFGFTTSLSKIMGVQWTFYSP
- a CDS encoding TSUP family transporter, which codes for MEVLGYFAVAMMGVVLGVLGGGGSILTVPILVYFFKINPIVATTYSLLVVGVTAVVGVPSNLRYNTVNYSAAIGFALPSFVGIYIKVAVVADDAEGNLASGWISPH